A genomic segment from Anas platyrhynchos isolate ZD024472 breed Pekin duck chromosome 5, IASCAAS_PekinDuck_T2T, whole genome shotgun sequence encodes:
- the SLC25A47 gene encoding solute carrier family 25 member 47 isoform X1, with product MLADEIGQYFYADCVLCCKDLWQTSLSGLSTAVGYPLDTVKVRIQTERHYKGIWHCIQETYRTEKVLGFYKGVSASVFSVSLISSVSFGTYRNFLCNICKLRYGSADVKPSKLDVSLAGGAAGAVRVVLMAPSEVAKVRMQTQRNPHPSAMSAQPNSKPKYRGSLHCLKVIAKEEGFGGLYKGCSALLCRDCSSSAIYFLTYSTLCDWLTPAGKNKPGFLVVLLSGGFAGVLAWGLATPMDVLKSRMQVDESGQHKYRGLIHCARQSVREEGVKVLFKGLGLNCIRAFPVNMVVFVTYEAVLRFTDHFTNKK from the exons GTGGCCTCAGCACAGCAGTGGGGTATCCGCTGGACACAGTGAAG GTGAGAATTCAGACAGAGAGGCATTACAAAGGCATTTGGCACTGCATTCAAGAAACATACAGGACAGAAAAA GTTCTGGGATTTTACAAAGGGGTGTCTGCATCAGTTTTCTCAGTGTCGCTGATTTCATCCGTTTCATTTGGCACCTACAGAAACTTCCTCTGTAACATCTGCAAGCTGCGATATGGCTCTGCCGACGTCAAGCCTTCCAAGCTGGATGTTTCCCTGGCTGGAGGTGCCGCTGGTGCCGTGCGG GTAGTGCTGATGGCACCCAGTGAAGTGGCTAAAGTTCGGATGCAGACCCAGAGGAACCCCCATCCTTCTGCCATGTCTGCCCAGCCCAATTCCAAGCCAAAGTACCGAGGGTCTCTGCACTGTCTGAAGGTGATTGCCaaggaggaaggctttgggggtCTCTACAAGGGCTGCTCTGCATTGCTCTGCAGGGATTGCTCTTCTTCGGCAATATATTTCCTTACCTATTCTACCCTCTGTGACTGGCTCACGCCAGCTGGGAAAAATAAACCAG GTTTCCTGGTCGTGCTGCTTTCTGGTGGCTTTGCTGGAGTCCTGGCCTGGGGATTAGCTACCCCCATGGACGTCCTGAAATCACGGATGCAAGTGGACGAATCGGGGCAGCACAAGTACAGGGGCCTCATCCACTGCGCGAGACAAAGCGTGAGAGAGGAGGgcgtgaaagtgcttttcaagGGTCTGGGGCTGAACTGCATTCGGGCCTTTCCTGTGAACATGGTGGTGTTTGTCACGTATGAAGCTGTACTGAGATTTACGGAtcattttacaaacaaaaagtaG
- the SLC25A47 gene encoding solute carrier family 25 member 47 isoform X2, which produces MQTAGLVFDFSPARAHGKGGLSTAVGYPLDTVKVRIQTERHYKGIWHCIQETYRTEKVLGFYKGVSASVFSVSLISSVSFGTYRNFLCNICKLRYGSADVKPSKLDVSLAGGAAGAVRVVLMAPSEVAKVRMQTQRNPHPSAMSAQPNSKPKYRGSLHCLKVIAKEEGFGGLYKGCSALLCRDCSSSAIYFLTYSTLCDWLTPAGKNKPGFLVVLLSGGFAGVLAWGLATPMDVLKSRMQVDESGQHKYRGLIHCARQSVREEGVKVLFKGLGLNCIRAFPVNMVVFVTYEAVLRFTDHFTNKK; this is translated from the exons GTGGCCTCAGCACAGCAGTGGGGTATCCGCTGGACACAGTGAAG GTGAGAATTCAGACAGAGAGGCATTACAAAGGCATTTGGCACTGCATTCAAGAAACATACAGGACAGAAAAA GTTCTGGGATTTTACAAAGGGGTGTCTGCATCAGTTTTCTCAGTGTCGCTGATTTCATCCGTTTCATTTGGCACCTACAGAAACTTCCTCTGTAACATCTGCAAGCTGCGATATGGCTCTGCCGACGTCAAGCCTTCCAAGCTGGATGTTTCCCTGGCTGGAGGTGCCGCTGGTGCCGTGCGG GTAGTGCTGATGGCACCCAGTGAAGTGGCTAAAGTTCGGATGCAGACCCAGAGGAACCCCCATCCTTCTGCCATGTCTGCCCAGCCCAATTCCAAGCCAAAGTACCGAGGGTCTCTGCACTGTCTGAAGGTGATTGCCaaggaggaaggctttgggggtCTCTACAAGGGCTGCTCTGCATTGCTCTGCAGGGATTGCTCTTCTTCGGCAATATATTTCCTTACCTATTCTACCCTCTGTGACTGGCTCACGCCAGCTGGGAAAAATAAACCAG GTTTCCTGGTCGTGCTGCTTTCTGGTGGCTTTGCTGGAGTCCTGGCCTGGGGATTAGCTACCCCCATGGACGTCCTGAAATCACGGATGCAAGTGGACGAATCGGGGCAGCACAAGTACAGGGGCCTCATCCACTGCGCGAGACAAAGCGTGAGAGAGGAGGgcgtgaaagtgcttttcaagGGTCTGGGGCTGAACTGCATTCGGGCCTTTCCTGTGAACATGGTGGTGTTTGTCACGTATGAAGCTGTACTGAGATTTACGGAtcattttacaaacaaaaagtaG
- the SLC25A47 gene encoding solute carrier family 25 member 47 isoform X4, translating into MLADEIGGLSTAVGYPLDTVKVRIQTERHYKGIWHCIQETYRTEKVLGFYKGVSASVFSVSLISSVSFGTYRNFLCNICKLRYGSADVKPSKLDVSLAGGAAGAVRVVLMAPSEVAKVRMQTQRNPHPSAMSAQPNSKPKYRGSLHCLKVIAKEEGFGGLYKGCSALLCRDCSSSAIYFLTYSTLCDWLTPAGKNKPGFLVVLLSGGFAGVLAWGLATPMDVLKSRMQVDESGQHKYRGLIHCARQSVREEGVKVLFKGLGLNCIRAFPVNMVVFVTYEAVLRFTDHFTNKK; encoded by the exons GTGGCCTCAGCACAGCAGTGGGGTATCCGCTGGACACAGTGAAG GTGAGAATTCAGACAGAGAGGCATTACAAAGGCATTTGGCACTGCATTCAAGAAACATACAGGACAGAAAAA GTTCTGGGATTTTACAAAGGGGTGTCTGCATCAGTTTTCTCAGTGTCGCTGATTTCATCCGTTTCATTTGGCACCTACAGAAACTTCCTCTGTAACATCTGCAAGCTGCGATATGGCTCTGCCGACGTCAAGCCTTCCAAGCTGGATGTTTCCCTGGCTGGAGGTGCCGCTGGTGCCGTGCGG GTAGTGCTGATGGCACCCAGTGAAGTGGCTAAAGTTCGGATGCAGACCCAGAGGAACCCCCATCCTTCTGCCATGTCTGCCCAGCCCAATTCCAAGCCAAAGTACCGAGGGTCTCTGCACTGTCTGAAGGTGATTGCCaaggaggaaggctttgggggtCTCTACAAGGGCTGCTCTGCATTGCTCTGCAGGGATTGCTCTTCTTCGGCAATATATTTCCTTACCTATTCTACCCTCTGTGACTGGCTCACGCCAGCTGGGAAAAATAAACCAG GTTTCCTGGTCGTGCTGCTTTCTGGTGGCTTTGCTGGAGTCCTGGCCTGGGGATTAGCTACCCCCATGGACGTCCTGAAATCACGGATGCAAGTGGACGAATCGGGGCAGCACAAGTACAGGGGCCTCATCCACTGCGCGAGACAAAGCGTGAGAGAGGAGGgcgtgaaagtgcttttcaagGGTCTGGGGCTGAACTGCATTCGGGCCTTTCCTGTGAACATGGTGGTGTTTGTCACGTATGAAGCTGTACTGAGATTTACGGAtcattttacaaacaaaaagtaG
- the SLC25A47 gene encoding solute carrier family 25 member 47 isoform X5 codes for MAPSEVAKVRMQTQRNPHPSAMSAQPNSKPKYRGSLHCLKVIAKEEGFGGLYKGCSALLCRDCSSSAIYFLTYSTLCDWLTPAGKNKPGFLVVLLSGGFAGVLAWGLATPMDVLKSRMQVDESGQHKYRGLIHCARQSVREEGVKVLFKGLGLNCIRAFPVNMVVFVTYEAVLRFTDHFTNKK; via the exons ATGGCACCCAGTGAAGTGGCTAAAGTTCGGATGCAGACCCAGAGGAACCCCCATCCTTCTGCCATGTCTGCCCAGCCCAATTCCAAGCCAAAGTACCGAGGGTCTCTGCACTGTCTGAAGGTGATTGCCaaggaggaaggctttgggggtCTCTACAAGGGCTGCTCTGCATTGCTCTGCAGGGATTGCTCTTCTTCGGCAATATATTTCCTTACCTATTCTACCCTCTGTGACTGGCTCACGCCAGCTGGGAAAAATAAACCAG GTTTCCTGGTCGTGCTGCTTTCTGGTGGCTTTGCTGGAGTCCTGGCCTGGGGATTAGCTACCCCCATGGACGTCCTGAAATCACGGATGCAAGTGGACGAATCGGGGCAGCACAAGTACAGGGGCCTCATCCACTGCGCGAGACAAAGCGTGAGAGAGGAGGgcgtgaaagtgcttttcaagGGTCTGGGGCTGAACTGCATTCGGGCCTTTCCTGTGAACATGGTGGTGTTTGTCACGTATGAAGCTGTACTGAGATTTACGGAtcattttacaaacaaaaagtaG
- the SLC25A47 gene encoding solute carrier family 25 member 47 isoform X3, which yields MDFIAGAIGGGLSTAVGYPLDTVKVRIQTERHYKGIWHCIQETYRTEKVLGFYKGVSASVFSVSLISSVSFGTYRNFLCNICKLRYGSADVKPSKLDVSLAGGAAGAVRVVLMAPSEVAKVRMQTQRNPHPSAMSAQPNSKPKYRGSLHCLKVIAKEEGFGGLYKGCSALLCRDCSSSAIYFLTYSTLCDWLTPAGKNKPGFLVVLLSGGFAGVLAWGLATPMDVLKSRMQVDESGQHKYRGLIHCARQSVREEGVKVLFKGLGLNCIRAFPVNMVVFVTYEAVLRFTDHFTNKK from the exons ATGGATTTCATTGCCGGGGCCATCggag GTGGCCTCAGCACAGCAGTGGGGTATCCGCTGGACACAGTGAAG GTGAGAATTCAGACAGAGAGGCATTACAAAGGCATTTGGCACTGCATTCAAGAAACATACAGGACAGAAAAA GTTCTGGGATTTTACAAAGGGGTGTCTGCATCAGTTTTCTCAGTGTCGCTGATTTCATCCGTTTCATTTGGCACCTACAGAAACTTCCTCTGTAACATCTGCAAGCTGCGATATGGCTCTGCCGACGTCAAGCCTTCCAAGCTGGATGTTTCCCTGGCTGGAGGTGCCGCTGGTGCCGTGCGG GTAGTGCTGATGGCACCCAGTGAAGTGGCTAAAGTTCGGATGCAGACCCAGAGGAACCCCCATCCTTCTGCCATGTCTGCCCAGCCCAATTCCAAGCCAAAGTACCGAGGGTCTCTGCACTGTCTGAAGGTGATTGCCaaggaggaaggctttgggggtCTCTACAAGGGCTGCTCTGCATTGCTCTGCAGGGATTGCTCTTCTTCGGCAATATATTTCCTTACCTATTCTACCCTCTGTGACTGGCTCACGCCAGCTGGGAAAAATAAACCAG GTTTCCTGGTCGTGCTGCTTTCTGGTGGCTTTGCTGGAGTCCTGGCCTGGGGATTAGCTACCCCCATGGACGTCCTGAAATCACGGATGCAAGTGGACGAATCGGGGCAGCACAAGTACAGGGGCCTCATCCACTGCGCGAGACAAAGCGTGAGAGAGGAGGgcgtgaaagtgcttttcaagGGTCTGGGGCTGAACTGCATTCGGGCCTTTCCTGTGAACATGGTGGTGTTTGTCACGTATGAAGCTGTACTGAGATTTACGGAtcattttacaaacaaaaagtaG